A single region of the Pontibacter kalidii genome encodes:
- a CDS encoding class I SAM-dependent methyltransferase, whose protein sequence is MSLNTNNWNRLRYTLYLPVYDFIADRIFRKYRERSVRLLGAKPNDAILILGAGTGLDLPYLQGYTHLTAIDITPGMITKLKQRAEELHIPVNARVMNGQQLTFADASFDAVILHLILAVIPDPVACIKEVERVLRPGGTVIVFDKFLPDGQKPSILRRLLNQVASTLFSDINRSIGNIISHTSLRQELNEPAALSGTFRIIRLRK, encoded by the coding sequence ATGAGCCTCAACACCAACAACTGGAACCGCCTGCGGTATACTTTATACCTGCCCGTCTACGATTTTATTGCCGACCGCATTTTCCGGAAGTATAGAGAGCGCTCGGTGCGGCTACTGGGGGCAAAGCCCAACGATGCCATACTTATCCTTGGCGCTGGCACCGGCCTCGACCTGCCTTACCTGCAAGGCTATACTCACCTCACCGCCATCGACATCACCCCTGGCATGATCACCAAGCTAAAGCAACGGGCCGAAGAGCTGCACATACCTGTAAACGCGCGCGTGATGAACGGGCAGCAGTTAACGTTTGCCGATGCTTCTTTCGATGCGGTTATACTTCATCTCATACTTGCCGTGATTCCAGATCCGGTGGCCTGCATCAAAGAGGTGGAGCGGGTGCTGAGGCCGGGCGGCACGGTGATTGTGTTCGATAAGTTCCTGCCCGATGGACAGAAGCCATCTATACTTCGGCGCCTACTTAATCAAGTTGCCAGTACCCTCTTCTCCGACATCAACAGAAGTATAGGCAACATCATTAGCCATACATCGCTGCGCCAGGAGCTGAATGAGCCCGCGGCCTTGAGTGGAACATTTCGGATTATAAGGCTCCGAAAATAA
- a CDS encoding polyprenyl synthetase family protein, producing MSISLKEIQAPIASEMQQFEKKFRSSMKTRVLLLDRIMSYIVKRKGKQMRPMFVFFTAKLFHENIADATYRGAALIELLHTATLVHDDVVDDANYRRGFFSVNALWKNKIAVLVGDYLLSKGLLLSLQNDDYELLKIVSNAVKEMSEGELLQIEKARRLDITEDVYFDIIRQKTASLIASCCAVGAASAGACKEEIEKARLFGEKVGIAFQIKDDLFDYGTAEIGKPVGIDIKEKKMTLPLIHALREADWLTKRRVIYNVKNNNGDNKRVQQVIDFVKNSGGIAYTIKQMNHYHAEALAILHTFPDNPSRRSLEQLIAYTIEREK from the coding sequence ATGAGCATAAGTCTAAAAGAAATACAGGCGCCCATTGCGTCCGAAATGCAGCAGTTCGAGAAGAAGTTCAGGTCTTCCATGAAGACCCGGGTTTTACTTCTGGACCGGATCATGAGCTACATCGTGAAGCGCAAGGGAAAGCAGATGCGGCCTATGTTCGTGTTCTTCACAGCCAAGCTTTTCCACGAGAATATAGCTGATGCCACTTACCGCGGCGCCGCCCTGATTGAGCTGCTGCACACGGCCACCCTGGTGCACGACGACGTGGTGGACGATGCCAACTACCGCCGTGGCTTCTTTTCTGTAAATGCCCTCTGGAAGAACAAGATCGCCGTATTGGTGGGGGATTACCTGCTCTCCAAAGGCCTGCTGCTCTCGCTGCAGAACGATGATTACGAGCTGCTCAAGATCGTATCGAACGCGGTGAAGGAGATGAGCGAGGGCGAGCTGCTGCAGATAGAGAAAGCCCGCCGCCTCGATATCACCGAGGACGTATACTTCGACATCATACGTCAGAAAACGGCCTCCTTAATTGCCTCCTGCTGTGCCGTGGGTGCTGCCTCTGCCGGTGCGTGTAAGGAAGAAATTGAGAAAGCGCGTCTGTTCGGGGAGAAAGTAGGCATCGCTTTCCAGATTAAAGATGATCTTTTCGACTACGGCACCGCTGAGATCGGTAAGCCCGTGGGCATCGACATCAAGGAAAAGAAGATGACCCTGCCGCTGATTCACGCCCTGCGCGAGGCCGACTGGCTGACCAAGCGCCGCGTGATCTATAACGTGAAGAACAACAACGGCGACAACAAGCGCGTGCAGCAGGTAATCGACTTTGTGAAGAACTCCGGCGGCATTGCGTACACGATTAAGCAGATGAACCATTACCATGCCGAGGCGCTGGCCATCCTGCATACCTTCCCCGACAACCCGTCCCGCCGCTCGCTCGAGCAGCTCATTGCCTATACTATAGAGCGGGAGAAGTAG
- a CDS encoding alpha/beta hydrolase family protein: MKVDFIVYPEHGRPFTADATYWPDSTPKPVVIFAHGFKGFKDWGHFNLLATYFAKQGFVFIKFNFAYNGTTVDNHADMHDMEAFGQNNFSLELDDMQALVELLHSENPPIESNELDLSRLYLIGHSRGGGAVILKAAEEPRVKAVATWASVNRYDNRWDDLQMEQWKDNGVQYVQNARTGMQMPLYYQIVENFTENKYRLDIPSVVKRMQQPLLLLHGEQDETLPTQMARDLQSWKPDAELHLLPDADHSFGGKHPYEENELPEAALMAAELSIDFFRRHA; the protein is encoded by the coding sequence ATGAAAGTCGATTTTATAGTATACCCTGAGCATGGCCGCCCCTTTACAGCGGACGCCACCTACTGGCCCGACAGCACCCCGAAGCCGGTTGTCATCTTCGCCCATGGCTTTAAAGGCTTTAAAGACTGGGGGCACTTTAACCTGCTGGCGACCTATTTTGCCAAGCAGGGGTTCGTGTTCATTAAATTTAACTTTGCCTACAACGGCACCACGGTGGATAACCACGCTGACATGCACGACATGGAGGCCTTCGGACAGAACAACTTCAGCCTGGAACTCGACGACATGCAGGCCCTGGTCGAGCTGCTGCACTCCGAGAACCCTCCTATCGAGAGCAACGAACTGGACCTGAGCCGCCTTTACCTAATTGGCCACAGCCGTGGCGGAGGCGCTGTGATACTGAAGGCCGCTGAGGAACCGCGCGTAAAAGCCGTAGCCACCTGGGCGAGTGTGAACCGCTACGATAACCGCTGGGATGACCTGCAGATGGAGCAATGGAAGGATAATGGCGTGCAATATGTGCAGAACGCCCGCACCGGTATGCAGATGCCGCTCTATTACCAGATCGTGGAGAACTTCACTGAAAACAAGTACCGCCTCGACATACCGTCCGTGGTGAAACGCATGCAGCAGCCCCTACTCCTGCTGCACGGCGAGCAGGACGAAACGCTGCCTACTCAAATGGCCCGCGACCTGCAAAGCTGGAAACCTGATGCCGAGCTGCACCTGTTGCCAGACGCCGACCACTCCTTTGGGGGCAAGCACCCTTACGAGGAAAACGAATTACCCGAAGCTGCCCTAATGGCCGCCGAACTAAGCATAGACTTCTTCCGCCGCCATGCCTAA
- the folK gene encoding 2-amino-4-hydroxy-6-hydroxymethyldihydropteridine diphosphokinase, producing MPNVYLLLGGNLGDRILYLQQARESIQEQVGPITHSSKVYETAAWGKTDQPNFLNQVLEVQTELMPEEVLKRINQIEQELGRVRHEHWGARVIDIDILFYDSLVQQTQRLTIPHPQLHLRRFTLLPLAELAPELVHPVLGKSIHQLLQECRDELEVWEFAG from the coding sequence ATGCCTAACGTATACTTGCTCCTGGGCGGCAACCTCGGCGACCGTATTTTATACCTGCAACAGGCACGCGAAAGTATACAGGAGCAGGTAGGCCCCATCACGCACAGCTCCAAAGTATACGAGACGGCCGCCTGGGGCAAAACTGACCAGCCCAACTTCCTGAACCAGGTGCTGGAGGTGCAAACGGAGCTTATGCCGGAAGAGGTGCTGAAACGTATAAATCAGATTGAGCAGGAGCTTGGCCGGGTGCGGCACGAGCACTGGGGTGCCCGCGTCATCGACATCGACATCCTTTTTTATGACAGCCTAGTGCAGCAAACACAGCGGCTGACTATCCCCCACCCGCAGCTGCACCTACGTCGTTTTACGTTGCTGCCGCTGGCAGAGCTGGCTCCAGAGCTAGTGCACCCGGTGCTCGGCAAAAGTATACACCAGTTGCTGCAGGAGTGCCGCGATGAGCTGGAAGTATGGGAGTTTGCGGGATAA
- the arr gene encoding NAD(+)--rifampin ADP-ribosyltransferase encodes MEPTYDLKSQQFYHGTKAILKPGDLIEPGYSSNYGKRKKAAYVYLTATLDAAIWGAELAIGKGPGRIYIVEPMGSIEDDPNLTDKKHPGNPTKSYRSRSPLRVSGEITDWQGHAPEQLKAMKEHLEHLKRLGIEAIED; translated from the coding sequence ATAGAGCCTACCTACGATCTAAAATCACAACAGTTCTATCATGGCACGAAAGCCATTCTCAAGCCAGGAGACCTGATCGAACCTGGCTATAGTTCTAACTACGGTAAGAGGAAAAAGGCGGCTTATGTCTATCTAACCGCCACCCTGGATGCTGCCATTTGGGGAGCTGAACTTGCCATTGGCAAAGGCCCCGGCAGAATTTACATAGTAGAACCAATGGGTTCAATTGAAGATGACCCCAACCTGACGGACAAGAAGCACCCGGGCAATCCGACAAAGTCATACCGCTCTCGAAGTCCGCTCCGGGTTTCTGGTGAGATTACGGATTGGCAGGGGCACGCTCCAGAGCAGCTCAAGGCTATGAAGGAGCACCTAGAGCACCTCAAGCGACTTGGCATTGAGGCAATCGAAGACTAA
- a CDS encoding SRPBCC family protein, translating into MSSKNTIEVEVTYIYASQPEEVYSAWLDAQLAQQWFAPGLGETEPVQIDARAGGKFRIVQIREGQPVGHHGQYLALEKPNYLSFTWAMDDMEDVDIVKINIQPASGGSTVRLVHEMSEEWKAYADRTRQAWLTMMQKMDELISN; encoded by the coding sequence ATGAGCAGCAAAAACACCATCGAAGTAGAAGTAACCTATATTTATGCCAGCCAGCCTGAAGAAGTGTACAGCGCCTGGCTGGACGCACAACTGGCACAACAATGGTTTGCGCCGGGCCTTGGAGAGACCGAGCCGGTTCAGATAGACGCCAGAGCAGGCGGTAAATTCCGAATTGTGCAGATCCGGGAGGGTCAGCCAGTGGGGCACCATGGCCAGTACCTAGCGTTGGAGAAGCCAAACTATCTTTCCTTTACCTGGGCCATGGATGATATGGAGGACGTAGATATCGTAAAAATAAATATTCAGCCTGCTTCCGGTGGGTCTACTGTGCGGCTGGTGCACGAGATGAGCGAGGAGTGGAAGGCCTATGCCGACAGAACCAGGCAGGCGTGGCTAACCATGATGCAGAAGATGGATGAACTAATCAGCAACTAA
- a CDS encoding GNAT family N-acetyltransferase: MSIYQTFETERLSLRPTSYKDAPFIFELLNTPGWLKYIGDRNVRSVKAAEEYIRSRIMPQFEKLGYGNYTVIRKSDGAKVGNCGLYDREGLDGIDIGFAFLPEYEKNGYAFEAASKLKEVATTYFGLRQLNAITTKDNVPSQRLLEKLGLKYSQVVKLPHDDVELLLYQLTSEE, encoded by the coding sequence TTGAGCATCTACCAAACCTTCGAAACCGAGCGGCTCAGCCTCAGGCCCACTTCTTACAAGGATGCCCCGTTTATCTTTGAGCTCCTGAACACACCAGGCTGGCTGAAGTACATCGGCGACCGCAACGTACGATCCGTCAAGGCCGCAGAAGAATACATCAGGAGCAGGATAATGCCCCAATTCGAAAAACTGGGCTACGGTAACTACACGGTCATCCGCAAATCAGACGGCGCCAAAGTAGGCAACTGCGGATTATACGACCGCGAAGGACTGGATGGGATTGACATTGGCTTTGCCTTTCTTCCGGAGTACGAAAAGAACGGTTACGCCTTCGAGGCAGCTAGTAAGTTAAAGGAAGTCGCTACGACGTACTTCGGCCTTAGGCAGCTGAACGCCATCACTACAAAAGATAACGTACCCTCTCAGAGACTGCTGGAAAAACTGGGGTTAAAGTATAGCCAGGTGGTAAAATTGCCTCACGATGACGTAGAGCTGCTGCTGTACCAACTCACTTCAGAAGAATAA
- a CDS encoding CPBP family intramembrane glutamic endopeptidase, whose amino-acid sequence MKKKTPLALWLLGFVLLSLYVNLLPHFFDAGNVPMWFAYWAGFFVLAYLVSRFLLQLQGLSSLGMERHRGWLQNLALGFLIGFGVYALKYFAFWRLGKFEVSGLMEPAYILPMLGQALLAMFFSSILNDITIRGYWFAFFRRRQLLAWYVFAATILYTLDDFWNAGLDPLNLVFSAILGAAFAYTVLKTGAIWMSLGLHWGGNMMYRVLYGFDGNGVWQLENVQEAPLYDYVSLAVTVLLLPAVYFILKTKAHQTIETAKVGETQRVI is encoded by the coding sequence ATGAAAAAGAAAACCCCGCTGGCGCTATGGCTGCTCGGCTTTGTGCTGCTGAGCCTGTACGTAAACCTTTTGCCCCATTTTTTTGATGCCGGCAACGTGCCGATGTGGTTTGCCTACTGGGCGGGCTTCTTTGTGCTGGCCTATCTGGTAAGCAGATTCCTGCTGCAACTTCAGGGGCTTTCTTCGCTGGGGATGGAGCGGCACAGAGGATGGCTGCAGAACCTGGCCCTTGGGTTTTTAATCGGCTTTGGCGTGTATGCGCTAAAGTACTTTGCTTTCTGGAGGCTGGGAAAGTTTGAGGTTTCCGGGCTGATGGAGCCGGCCTATATACTTCCGATGCTGGGCCAGGCGCTGCTGGCCATGTTTTTCTCCTCCATCCTCAACGACATCACCATTCGCGGCTACTGGTTCGCCTTTTTCCGTAGGCGTCAGCTGCTGGCCTGGTACGTGTTCGCGGCCACCATACTTTACACCCTCGATGACTTCTGGAACGCCGGCCTGGATCCGCTGAACCTGGTGTTCTCTGCTATACTTGGGGCAGCATTTGCCTACACTGTACTAAAAACCGGCGCCATCTGGATGTCGCTGGGCCTGCATTGGGGCGGCAATATGATGTACCGCGTGCTATATGGTTTCGACGGCAACGGCGTGTGGCAGCTGGAAAATGTGCAGGAAGCACCGCTGTATGACTACGTAAGCTTAGCAGTTACAGTACTGCTGCTGCCCGCAGTGTACTTTATCCTGAAAACGAAAGCGCATCAAACAATAGAAACAGCAAAAGTTGGAGAAACTCAGAGAGTAATCTAA
- the fabD gene encoding ACP S-malonyltransferase encodes MKAYVFPGQGSQFVGMGKDLYEQHEEAKQLFDQANEILGFNITEIMFSGTDEELKQTRVTQPAIFLHSVAQAAVAKDFAPDMVAGHSLGEFSALVTSKVLSFEDGLRLVYKRAMAMQAACEANPSTMAAILGLEDEKVEEVCASIDEVVVAANYNCPGQLVISGSNKGIEIACEKMKEAGAKRALPLPVGGAFHSPLMKPAEEELAKAIEETTFSQGICPIYQNVDAKPHTDPQEIKQNLISQLTAPVRWTQSVQQMVADGATHFVECGPGKVLQGLVKKIERTAEVSSAE; translated from the coding sequence ATGAAAGCATACGTTTTCCCGGGACAGGGTTCTCAGTTTGTAGGGATGGGCAAAGACCTCTACGAGCAGCACGAAGAGGCAAAGCAGCTGTTCGATCAGGCAAACGAGATCCTGGGTTTCAACATCACCGAGATCATGTTCAGCGGTACCGACGAGGAGCTGAAGCAGACAAGGGTAACACAGCCAGCTATTTTCCTGCACTCCGTGGCGCAGGCAGCCGTAGCCAAAGACTTCGCCCCGGATATGGTGGCGGGTCACTCGCTGGGAGAGTTCTCGGCACTGGTGACCAGTAAGGTACTCAGCTTTGAGGATGGCCTGCGGCTGGTGTACAAAAGAGCGATGGCCATGCAGGCTGCCTGCGAGGCCAACCCCTCCACCATGGCTGCCATACTTGGCCTGGAGGATGAAAAAGTAGAGGAGGTTTGCGCTTCTATTGATGAAGTGGTGGTGGCAGCCAACTATAACTGCCCGGGCCAACTGGTGATCTCCGGATCCAACAAGGGCATCGAGATTGCCTGCGAGAAAATGAAAGAGGCCGGTGCCAAGCGCGCGCTGCCCCTGCCGGTGGGCGGAGCGTTCCACTCGCCGCTGATGAAGCCGGCCGAGGAAGAACTGGCCAAGGCTATCGAGGAAACCACCTTTTCTCAGGGTATTTGCCCCATATACCAGAATGTGGACGCCAAACCGCACACTGATCCCCAGGAGATCAAGCAGAACCTGATCAGCCAACTAACCGCCCCGGTACGCTGGACGCAGTCAGTACAGCAGATGGTGGCCGACGGAGCCACCCATTTTGTGGAGTGTGGCCCGGGTAAGGTGCTGCAGGGGCTGGTGAAGAAGATCGAACGTACTGCTGAAGTTAGCTCTGCCGAGTAA
- a CDS encoding thiol-disulfide oxidoreductase DCC family protein: MKYLPDLEQLQGKPVVFYDGTCGFCQGSVQVVLKHNKRQDLYFAALQSGVLEALVPKAQIPDPLPDSILFYEAGRVYTESEAALRIAGYLDFPLSILAAFRIIPVSFRNFVYRLVARNRYRIAGRTESCMLPSPEQRARFVG; the protein is encoded by the coding sequence ATGAAATATTTACCAGACCTGGAGCAGCTGCAGGGGAAGCCCGTCGTGTTCTACGATGGTACCTGCGGCTTTTGCCAGGGAAGTGTGCAGGTGGTGCTGAAGCATAACAAGCGCCAGGACTTATACTTTGCCGCCCTGCAGTCGGGGGTGCTGGAGGCGCTGGTGCCCAAGGCCCAAATCCCTGACCCCTTGCCGGATTCCATCCTTTTTTATGAGGCGGGCAGGGTCTATACCGAGTCTGAGGCGGCCCTGCGTATTGCCGGTTACCTTGACTTTCCGCTGTCCATACTTGCTGCTTTCCGCATTATTCCCGTATCTTTCCGCAATTTTGTGTACCGGCTGGTGGCCAGAAACCGCTACCGCATCGCTGGCCGCACCGAATCCTGCATGTTGCCAAGCCCCGAGCAAAGGGCTCGGTTTGTGGGTTAA